Proteins from a single region of Aureibacter tunicatorum:
- a CDS encoding GNAT family N-acetyltransferase codes for MNYTLRQTSTEDAESLHTMYLDVAKYKLGIARYEKEINLGYIQNIIAENQNGGLGFIILSNDQIIGEIHAHKYGIQIFDHILSNLTIAVHPDFQGKGIGKRLFAHFLEYITVNRPDIWRVELESRANNSRSRGLYESLGFIEEGVMKHKTRNFGGDFEDSVAYAWFNENYSTQAQPGFTQEEIY; via the coding sequence ATGAACTACACACTAAGACAAACCTCTACTGAGGATGCGGAAAGCTTGCATACTATGTATTTGGATGTTGCCAAGTATAAATTAGGGATAGCCAGATATGAAAAAGAAATCAACCTAGGCTATATCCAAAATATCATAGCTGAAAATCAAAATGGCGGACTTGGATTTATTATTCTGTCCAATGATCAAATAATAGGAGAAATACATGCCCATAAATACGGTATTCAAATCTTCGACCACATTTTATCCAACTTGACTATCGCCGTTCACCCTGATTTTCAAGGAAAAGGAATTGGCAAAAGACTTTTCGCACATTTCCTTGAATATATCACAGTCAACCGCCCAGATATTTGGCGTGTCGAGCTTGAGTCAAGAGCGAATAATTCGCGTTCGAGAGGGCTCTATGAAAGCCTTGGCTTTATCGAAGAAGGTGTTATGAAACACAAAACCCGAAACTTCGGAGGAGACTTTGAGGACAGTGTCGCTTATGCTTGGTTTAATGAAAATTACTCAACGCAGGCACAACCTGGATTCACACAAGAAGAAATCTACTAA
- a CDS encoding Crp/Fnr family transcriptional regulator — protein MLTYFLDFINKRVQLNNEERVLLEKLLKVRLYKKGEFLIKEGEYSDAFYFNIKGLVRLYYLIEGEEKTTYFYSGNQYISAYRSFTRDEPCRFNLQAMEDTHIVAINKNSAYQLLEHSSKFEALARLAMEDELICHQDMVASHIIMTPEQRYLNLMESFPEIFQKVPQLHIASYIGVKPESLSRIKKRCLQKT, from the coding sequence ATGCTTACATATTTTCTAGATTTTATAAATAAGCGAGTGCAGCTCAATAATGAAGAAAGGGTATTACTGGAGAAACTCCTTAAAGTCAGGCTTTATAAAAAGGGGGAGTTTCTGATCAAAGAAGGCGAGTACTCTGATGCGTTTTATTTTAATATTAAAGGCTTGGTCAGGCTATATTATTTGATAGAAGGAGAGGAGAAGACTACTTACTTTTATTCTGGAAACCAATATATAAGCGCATATAGAAGTTTTACTCGGGATGAACCTTGCCGTTTTAATCTTCAAGCAATGGAGGATACGCATATCGTTGCAATTAATAAAAACTCAGCCTATCAATTATTGGAGCATTCATCGAAATTCGAAGCATTGGCGAGGCTGGCAATGGAAGATGAATTAATCTGCCATCAGGATATGGTTGCTTCGCATATTATCATGACACCTGAACAAAGGTATTTGAATTTAATGGAAAGCTTCCCAGAGATTTTTCAAAAAGTGCCGCAATTGCATATCGCGTCCTATATTGGGGTTAAGCCTGAGTCATTGAGTCGAATAAAAAAGCGCTGTTTACAAAAAACTTAA
- a CDS encoding DUF2834 domain-containing protein yields MRNVYLILAILGFVLPNALVLIESLETGNYLLYADPISTFESMTANRIATIFSIDLMFAVIVFFIWTYKSSIVLLGRKKIFFLWGVTMIFGFACGLPLYLYMRLISNELNYTAVNSKV; encoded by the coding sequence ATGAGAAACGTATATTTGATTTTAGCGATTTTAGGCTTTGTCCTTCCCAATGCTTTGGTATTGATTGAATCATTAGAGACTGGTAATTACTTGTTGTATGCGGATCCGATTTCTACTTTTGAAAGCATGACAGCGAATCGTATAGCGACTATTTTTTCCATAGACTTGATGTTCGCCGTGATAGTTTTTTTCATTTGGACTTATAAATCATCTATTGTTCTGCTAGGAAGAAAAAAGATCTTTTTCTTGTGGGGAGTTACAATGATATTTGGTTTCGCTTGTGGATTGCCTTTGTATTTGTATATGAGGTTAATTAGCAATGAGCTGAACTACACAGCTGTTAATAGTAAAGTGTAG